One window of the Streptomyces sp. ITFR-21 genome contains the following:
- a CDS encoding metallophosphoesterase family protein, which translates to MPDSSRDSAAGAGWRGTRPGAYRELMPTDVPRVSWLNPATLWKARNGTLASLFGDPTGTDRQRWVQARLDGGADPDLLIRRDDPDTYSFLLIADTGEGDDPQYAVVPGLLAVGADTRFAVLSSDVLYPVGSANEYGPKFYRPYRDYRAPIYAVPGNHDWYDGLTGFMRVFCRAPQLRASPRPAVFSRGWWRSLLWKSPDTPDDAALDRARLMRSAPAQAAEQPGPYWALDTGPLRIIGIDTGLLGDIDRQQGEWLRRVSRGPRPKILVTGSPIYVDGEHHPCAIEGGGTVDEVVRDPGNTFVAAIGGDIHNYQHYPVDVDDRRIEYVVSGGGGAFMHATHVIPRVAVGGVTEDEFRCYPMRGDSLAFYSRLYGRRLRMRRLFELTPEQAAAVIGDRLGITPVRHTDAPVTLRTRFVATALGVARRPHHRARLRLPVRKTYTKVLSPGSATFTPPFFKSFLRLDVSPGTVRIRAYAATGLREQEIDPPVEDDFTITLPPDAA; encoded by the coding sequence ATGCCCGACTCCTCACGTGATTCCGCGGCCGGCGCCGGTTGGCGCGGCACGCGACCCGGCGCCTACCGGGAACTGATGCCCACGGACGTCCCCCGGGTTTCCTGGCTCAACCCCGCGACCTTGTGGAAAGCCCGCAACGGCACGCTGGCCTCGCTGTTCGGCGACCCCACCGGCACCGACCGGCAGCGGTGGGTGCAGGCCCGGCTGGACGGCGGGGCCGACCCGGACCTGCTGATCCGGCGCGACGACCCGGACACGTACTCCTTCCTGCTCATCGCGGACACCGGCGAGGGCGACGACCCCCAGTACGCCGTGGTGCCGGGGCTGTTGGCGGTGGGCGCCGACACCCGGTTCGCGGTGCTCTCCAGCGACGTCCTCTACCCCGTGGGCAGCGCGAACGAGTACGGCCCGAAGTTCTACCGCCCGTACCGGGACTACCGGGCCCCGATCTACGCCGTACCCGGCAACCACGACTGGTACGACGGCCTCACCGGCTTCATGCGGGTCTTCTGCCGCGCCCCGCAACTGCGCGCGTCCCCCCGCCCGGCGGTGTTCTCGCGCGGCTGGTGGCGCTCGCTGCTGTGGAAGAGCCCCGACACCCCCGACGACGCGGCCCTCGACCGGGCCCGCCTGATGCGTTCCGCCCCCGCACAGGCCGCCGAACAGCCGGGCCCGTACTGGGCGCTGGACACCGGGCCGCTGCGGATCATCGGCATAGACACCGGACTGCTCGGCGACATCGACCGGCAGCAGGGCGAGTGGCTGCGCCGGGTCTCCCGGGGCCCCCGGCCCAAGATCCTGGTCACCGGCTCACCGATCTACGTGGACGGCGAGCACCACCCGTGCGCGATAGAGGGCGGCGGCACCGTGGACGAGGTGGTCCGCGACCCCGGTAACACCTTCGTCGCCGCCATAGGCGGCGACATCCACAACTACCAGCACTACCCGGTCGACGTCGACGACCGCCGCATCGAGTACGTCGTCTCCGGGGGCGGCGGCGCCTTCATGCACGCCACCCACGTCATCCCGCGGGTCGCGGTCGGCGGCGTCACCGAGGACGAGTTCCGCTGCTACCCGATGCGCGGCGACTCGCTGGCCTTCTACAGCCGGCTCTACGGCCGCAGGCTGCGGATGCGCCGGCTGTTCGAGCTCACCCCCGAGCAGGCGGCCGCGGTGATCGGGGACCGGCTCGGCATCACACCGGTACGGCACACCGACGCGCCCGTCACGCTGCGGACCCGGTTCGTGGCCACCGCGCTCGGCGTCGCGCGCCGGCCGCACCACAGGGCCCGGCTGCGGCTGCCGGTGCGCAAGACCTACACCAAGGTGCTCTCGCCCGGCTCCGCCACCTTCACCCCGCCGTTCTTCAAGAGCTTCCTGCGGCTGGACGTCAGCCCCGGCACCGTCCGCATACGGGCCTACGCCGCCACCGGCCTGCGCGAGCAGGAGATCGACCCGCCGGTCGAGGACGACTTCACCATCACCCTTCCACCGGACGCCGCCTGA
- a CDS encoding EI24 domain-containing protein: protein MRDVTRGLRLLFEGQRWAIRHGRDWRFGMIPALITFVGYAAALVALALWADDLADWATPFADHWGSPWAAVFRGLLTAVLFGGGLLLALVSFTAVTLLVGQPFYETVAERVDRAEGGAPQTPRRSLWRELWVSARDGLRVLVWVALFAVALFAAGFVPVAGQTVVPVIGFCVSAFFLTLELAGVAMQRREIPLRAQMRLLRGRLWLVLGFGVPLVLAFLVPLVAVPLMPGAVAGATLLARELAPTPVAERPAWSRKPEDPQSPQEARA, encoded by the coding sequence ATGCGTGATGTCACCAGGGGCCTGCGGCTGCTGTTCGAGGGGCAGCGGTGGGCGATACGGCACGGGCGGGACTGGCGGTTCGGGATGATCCCGGCGCTGATCACCTTCGTCGGCTACGCCGCCGCGCTCGTCGCGCTGGCGCTGTGGGCCGACGACCTGGCGGACTGGGCGACGCCCTTCGCCGACCACTGGGGGTCGCCGTGGGCGGCGGTCTTCCGCGGCCTGCTGACGGCGGTGCTGTTCGGCGGCGGGCTGCTGCTGGCGCTGGTCTCCTTCACCGCGGTGACGCTCCTGGTCGGGCAGCCGTTCTACGAGACCGTCGCCGAGCGGGTCGACCGGGCCGAGGGCGGCGCGCCGCAGACGCCGCGGCGGTCGCTGTGGCGGGAGCTGTGGGTCTCGGCGCGCGACGGCCTGCGGGTGCTGGTGTGGGTGGCGCTCTTCGCAGTGGCGCTCTTCGCCGCCGGTTTCGTTCCGGTGGCGGGGCAGACCGTGGTGCCGGTGATCGGCTTCTGCGTCTCGGCCTTCTTCCTCACCCTGGAGCTGGCCGGGGTGGCGATGCAGCGCCGGGAGATACCGCTGCGGGCCCAGATGCGGCTGCTGCGGGGACGGTTGTGGCTGGTGCTGGGCTTCGGGGTGCCGCTGGTGCTGGCGTTCCTGGTACCGCTGGTCGCGGTGCCGCTGATGCCGGGCGCGGTGGCGGGCGCGACGCTGCTGGCCCGGGAGCTGGCGCCGACGCCGGTGGCGGAGCGGCCGGCCTGGAGCCGCAAGCCGGAGGACCCGCAGAGCCCGCAGGAGGCGCGGGCGTAG
- a CDS encoding VOC family protein, with protein MTDQQPVTGAQGAPAEPEDTPHGATWNAGRGAPCWVSLTARDLQAAEKFYGSVLGWEFRSTTLGDHFAVALSDGKPVAGIGAVAADMQIAVGWTPYFAVDQVDQAAGRIRERSATVALGPVAFASGRAAVAADRDNAVFGVWDGRLPNGWETWHDEGPVVLRLRTRDAFEAAIFYGGVLEWADGRPGGALVAYENDEVVVRSRGEIVARLSSGAVEAAPDPRIRPHWEVQFAVADVPSCVGAARALGGTLLDSGTTGAGEYAELRDPDGGRFTVVARVRPRD; from the coding sequence ATGACCGACCAGCAACCGGTGACCGGCGCCCAGGGCGCCCCGGCCGAGCCCGAGGACACGCCGCACGGCGCGACCTGGAACGCGGGCCGGGGCGCGCCGTGCTGGGTCAGCCTCACCGCCCGCGACCTGCAGGCGGCCGAGAAGTTCTACGGCAGCGTCCTCGGCTGGGAGTTCCGCTCCACCACGCTCGGCGACCACTTCGCCGTCGCGCTGAGTGACGGCAAACCGGTCGCCGGGATCGGCGCGGTCGCCGCGGACATGCAGATCGCGGTGGGCTGGACACCGTACTTCGCCGTCGACCAGGTCGACCAGGCCGCCGGCCGCATCAGGGAGCGCAGCGCCACCGTCGCGCTCGGCCCGGTCGCCTTCGCCTCCGGCCGGGCGGCGGTGGCCGCCGACCGCGACAACGCGGTGTTCGGCGTCTGGGACGGGCGGCTGCCCAACGGCTGGGAGACCTGGCACGACGAGGGCCCCGTCGTGCTGCGGCTGCGCACCCGCGACGCCTTCGAGGCGGCCATCTTCTACGGTGGCGTCCTGGAGTGGGCCGACGGCAGGCCCGGCGGCGCCCTGGTCGCGTACGAGAACGACGAGGTCGTCGTGCGCAGTCGCGGCGAGATCGTCGCCCGCCTCAGCTCCGGCGCGGTCGAGGCCGCCCCCGACCCGCGGATCCGGCCGCACTGGGAGGTGCAGTTCGCCGTCGCGGACGTGCCCTCCTGCGTCGGTGCCGCCCGCGCTCTCGGCGGCACCCTGCTCGACAGCGGTACGACCGGCGCCGGCGAGTACGCCGAACTGCGCGACCCCGACGGCGGGCGGTTCACGGTGGTGGCCAGGGTCCGACCCCGCGACTGA